One Lycium barbarum isolate Lr01 chromosome 5, ASM1917538v2, whole genome shotgun sequence genomic window carries:
- the LOC132642532 gene encoding transcriptional regulator STERILE APETALA-like, whose protein sequence is MSSSSSPPSSLGEGPSSSRSRRRAGNDVWPEPFVEDLALEVATDASRSVGRLAAAQALSVIFQVCSTWQAVSQSDLLWQNLTRQIWNRHELLRQTWREEYIYWHQTANNFLHHRYTYNTLHFVPENNDDDNNNNNDSLFCRRLALSDHHLAAGFSDGSVQLFFLPTRLQLSTFHPHHHDRLGRFSRAVSGIILSDVQLVFASLDGDIHVVVIGDAAPPRRAHLGDVVNDGALVDFTGCDQWWVGLYAGVPGSAFHIWNRETEELVFFGGELTDPEALMGWHLLTEVTDIVGRIRVTTRETAVACTSLQLMVIDLQNQGVIITAQPSRRGLIVASFDARNETLVAVDSRGVATVRRADDLEEICRFNVRGANQRGVVGCMNGGYALMWIGNVIRVWNIENGAYLYSLRERTGDINDIIADERYVAACSSDATIHLWDFGAQ, encoded by the exons atgtcttcgTCATCATCACCACCATCTTCTTTAGGAGAAGGACCTTCTTCTTCTAGGAGCCGTAGACGTGCCGGAAATGATGTTTGGCCAGAGCCATTTGTGGAGGATTTGGCTTTGGAAGTTGCCACTGATGCTTCACGTTCCGTTGGCCGCTTGGCTGCTGCCCAAGCCCTATCCGTTATTTTTCAG GTTTGTTCAACATGGCAAGCAGTGTCACAATCGGATCTGCTATGGCAAAACCTGACCCGGCAGATATGGAACCGCCACGAGCTTCTCCGCCAAACATGGAGGGAGGAGTACATATATTGGCACCAAACAGCCAATAACTTCCTTCACCATAGATACACATATAACACCCTCCATTTTGTGCCTGAAAACAACGACGatgacaataacaataacaacgaTAGTCTCTTCTGTCGTCGTTTAGCCTTGTCTGACCACCATTTAGCTGCTGGTTTTTCCGATGGCTCGGTTCAGTTGTTTTTTCTACCTACGAGGCTACAGTTGTCGACGTTCCACCCTCATCACCATGATCGCCTAGGCCGATTCTCTAGAGCTGTTTCTGGGATTATTTTGTCTGATGTTCAACTTGTGTTTGCTTCTCTAGATGGTGATATTCATGTGGTGGTCATTGGTGATGCTGCACCACCTAGACGTGCTCACTTAGGTGACGTGGTGAATGACGGTGCTTTGGTTGATTTCACTGGCTGTGACCAGTGGTGGGTTGGCCTCTATGCAG GTGTTCCTGGGAGTGCATTTCACATATGGAATAGGGAGACAGAAGAACTAGTCTTTTTTGGTGGTGAATTAACAGATCCAGAAGCTTTAATGGGTTGGCACCTACTCACTGAAGTAACGGATATCGTCGGTCGAATCAGAGTGACAACCCGAGAGACTGCCGTGGCGTGCACCAGCCTGCAGCTCATGGTAATTGACTTGCAAAACCAAGGCGTAATAATAACAGCACAACCGTCCCGAAGAGGGCTCATCGTGGCATCATTTGATGCCCGTAACGAGACACTGGTGGCTGTTGACAGCCGGGGTGTCGCCACCGTGCGTAGGGCGGATGATTTGGAGGAGATATGCAGGTTTAATGTTAGAGGTGCCAATCAAAGGGGAGTTGTTGGGTGCATGAATGGAGGGTATGCATTGATGTGGATTGGGAATGTGATTAGGGTATGGAATATTGAAAATGGAGCTTATCTGTATAGTCTTCGGGAGAGAACAGGAGATATTAATGATATAATTGCAGATGAAAGGTATGTTGCAGCTTGTTCCAGTGATGCCACTATCCATTTGTGGGACTTTGGTGCACAATAG